Proteins found in one Lathamus discolor isolate bLatDis1 chromosome 7, bLatDis1.hap1, whole genome shotgun sequence genomic segment:
- the TRH gene encoding thyrotropin releasing hormone: MSSIQLPLLLLCLTLCGVCLKEKPPFPEGSENTGRSSLDDILQRSDSLILQSVFKKAEKEREINKESNVPLPEWLSKRQHLGKKYLSELEKRQHPGKRDVEEDTSYGDIQKRQHPGKREIQDDLDSSLELKKRQHPGRKSLLAQDADNPSSQLTYLNELSKRQHPGRRYLVYKHQHPSKRGWNDEVDLNDRYGEKHQHPGKKHWNIDGPDDAGPCNFQESFTCNKGSLLLDLVENVGKEKRQHPGKRSAWESETEE, translated from the exons ATGTCATCTATccagctgccactgctgctcctctgcctgaccTTGTGTGGTGTGTGCCTCAAGGAGAAGCCACCCTTTCCAGAGGGAAGTGAGAACACGGGAAGAAGTTCCCTGGATGACATCCTGCAGAGATCTGACAGCCTCATTCTTCAGTCTGTCTTcaagaaagctgaaaaggaaagagagattAATAAAG AATCAAATGTGCCTCTGCCAGAATGGCTTTCCAAAAGACAACACCTTGGGAAAAAGTACTTGAGTGAGCTGGAGAAGAGACAGCATCCTGGGAAAAGAGATGTTGAGGAAGACACATCTTATGGAGACATCCAGAAGAGGCAGCATCCAGGGAAAAGAGAGATACAAGACGACCTTGACAGCTCTCTGGAGCTGAAAAAGCGACAGCATCCTGGCAGAAAGTCCCTGTTGGCACAGGATGCTGACAACCCTAGTTCACAGCTGACCTACTTGAATGAGTTATCCAAAAGACAGCATCCGGGCAGAAGGTATCTGGTCTACAAGCACCAGCATCCTAGCAAGAGAGGCTGGAATGATGAGGTAGACTTAAATGATCGATATGGTGAGAAACACCAGCACCCTGGAAAAAAGCACTGGAATATTGACGGCCCAGATGATGCAGGCCCCTGCAACTTTCAGGAGTCCTTCACCTGTAACAAAGGCAGCTTGTTGCTTGATCTAGTAGAAAATGTTGGCAAAGAAAAACGTCAGCACCCAGGAAAGAGATCAGCATGGGAGAGTgaaacagaagaatga